aaatcaatcgtcgagtggcccacgcagttgtggagttggcccaatctggagcattgccgaatccaagctacgccagcccttctcaatgcctcttgagcagttgtgcttctacagggtccccgatgcgcagacgcctaggttacccgtggaggagcaacggttccccatgGATGCCAtaacgcaacgcaccacatgtgagctgcatgcaccggtcagcaacctcactattaaggtatacttatacataatatttatgcaatcttatcaattgatccacgcctcgtgatcggagtttaataacttgtttacttctgctatatgtacaggtagcgtacgggagtgcgttagcaactctggcggggcagagcagtcatggcatggagattccacctagctacgccagcgtccgcgtagagcaaattgttgatagccaatatgaaggcctagagctcaacctcttgggaggcgacggggaaaggacattggcagatgcgcttcatgggatcattctatggcgaaaacgctacatcatcattcccggcacggagccatctcctcagagcttaAGACCgatccccgtagatccccagcagcgaccttctcctcatagctcgagaccgtcatctcctgcacaacctgctccaggaccatcacttcctgctatatcaaggtcttcatctccaccacatcctagtggtaggagcgatgacgacaataacaacacccctccccgatcaccgtcaccGGGACCAAAAGcagcccccatgaaggaacctgcaacaccactaaagaagtcacgagcaccgcctcccaagcaaagacagagaaagaagaaaacaaaggagcctgaagtgactcgcaaggaacgctgggaggcaatgactcatgcggaacagtgggcagaaatccaacgagaggccaatgagtggttcaagaaacaagctgaagaaaaaaagcaagggagatggagccaccgctagtaaatcgaagagatttaaacttttttatcaggatggaagaaggagccaagaaaaggatatcactcttatcaaactatgaacgagCTTTaataaaggctgatgaaaaggacaaaaggaaaggaaagtcatcttccagtggtgctgtccccgacctcgagcatttatcaaaaaaagacgcgcaaagggtagcagcaatgcccttggatcaacaagcagaagtattgaaattcatgcatgaaacatgtttgggacttgatgaatgtttagggcaagttgagacgccaactgcaccgccccctgagccgagatggccatatgagctaggcaaacctcttgtaaggccttcgttggtacgaaagctatcaacaaagatgtacgaattccatcaatggtacatgatggcatctgccgactcgagggagatgttcggccttaaggtataaccgatagatttttacggcgaaggcaagaaagtgctgtggctagacatcaaggatatatacgaagtgtaccatcatgatgccttggacgtctctctgatcagcgcttgggttctgtaagtgtccttTTATCTCTACAtataaattttggcgtgcgtcaccgtactaacttcatcttccattttatgtaggatgctaattcagacgtgtcgacgagaggcgtacctacatataggcttcatggatccatctgtagttaaccaaaaatagatacaattatcgccggaaaaaaccttggtggaagtatacaatttcctagacaaacaaacattcaaggatttcatactacttccatacaacttcaagtaagtgtgtgtataccgtctactttcgttgtctttttccttacctgattaatgttagttagctctaatatgcatgaacattttatgtacgcagcttccactggatccttattataattgagcctgaaagaagccacgtcactgtcttcgattcgttgaggaaagatctggtggagtaccaagacatacaagacatgctaggcttgtaataattctggacctttatctctatgcaaaagtttgtttccaaaattttatccctgttacactatatcattcattattctaatccgcagtgcatggaaacaattcataaggacacacaaaggtccattcaaagaaaaacttacatggaacacagacttcccggtatgtatgaagtctgcacatttattacattgtataacatgaatatttcataacttattttttttccgcactgaagtgcttaagacaggaacccgggaatgatctatgtggctactacatctgtgagcacatgcacagttttatgggacccaaaggactaaagatgacgccgcacaactttaaagtacgtaaaataaaactattactagttaattattttctagctccttatatttaattgttcgtgtaacattcacaaatttccaaattatagatgttaaatattcaacaaggactcttgaaggaagaaagagtagcggcaatatgtgaaatatgcgaaggtctcattggattcctaatggacgaggtggtaaatccaaaaggagaattttattacgatggacgacaattagatgCTCCgagcagcaacacctcgaccggaagattgtagatatatagtttgatttatttgtatatataatatgcgctaattatgatcaatttgtactagttgaattgtgtatatatatagtaattgtataattacaaatttcatttgtttaaatactagttgatttcattctaaaaagtctcaactactaaaggttaacaaaagggccgcggtactacgtacgtgatgcataaAAATTTCAGGCGCCACGCAAGGTGCCATGAAGGGTgccatttagtcctggttggaaaatccaaccgggactaaaggggcaccctttactcccggttgcttttaccaaccgggagtaaagggcctattccgcgcctagcgtggcaggccctttagtcccggttggttaaagggtgacctttactcccggttgaaggacccgggactaaagaccccccccttttatcccggttggtttatcctagatggatttttgggagatatgcaccctaccaacggggactaaaggccaattctctactagtgtatgtTGGGATTTGCTGCTAGCTAATGAGCCAAACTATATAATTTTTGAAGCCCAGCTAGCACCCAATGAGTGTGTCCCTCTGTCTCGttccttgttttttttagaGGTAGAAGAGTTTTTTCAGAGGTAGAAGAGTCAtagtacaaaaataaaaaagcagAGTGCGGTTAAAAAGgtttaaaaaagtcaaaaataTGTAAATACTCTTGTTTTCGACGGTTTCCCATGGTTAACGTTGAACAAACTAATAGATGTGAGTTCAGTTAGACCCAACATTCTTGAAACTTTcctcgccaaaaaaaaaattcttaaaaCTTGTACTACTATCTCAAATTTCAGGGGATGCAAAGAGTGTTCAAAAGACAATTTTACTAGCTAATAAAGGCTTCTAGGATAAGCGATGATAATGCCACCAAATTTTCTTGAATCCAATATTTTGTTTAAGGAAGATATATAATCACTAATATAGAATTTGCTATCAAAGATGTATCACTGCTGGTTTTAGGTAAATTGGTAGTGATATAGCGATTCTACAACAAATGTAGCTGTGGGATGTCAAACCGGCAGTGAAAAATACCATCACCGCCGGCTCGTATAATAAATTGGCGGTGAAGGGGAGATAGACCTGAAATTTTTATCCAATCTAGTTGAGTACCCCCCTCACGTGCGTTTAGCGCCCTCTCTTCCCCTCTCCTGCAtcgcctccctctctccctgtcttatcctcttctcctctccccCCATCTCTCCCGGCCTCTCCCTCGCTCTCCCCGGCGAcgacccctccctctccctcccctccaccacCGATGACCCCAACCTCTCCCTTTCCTTCACCGTCAACGACCCCTCCCTCTCCGATCCCTCCCCTCTACCGgcccctcttcctctccttcctccctccaccaccgcggACTCCCTCCAcagcctcccctctcctccccccttcgCTTGTCCCTCACCTCGCGCCTGAGGCGAGGAGCggtggcgaggcgaggcgaggcgcggcgacggcagctAGCGGGATAGGGTGAGGGGTGGCGACGAGATCCAGCGGGGCGCGGCACGGTGGCGATGAGATCCGGCGTGGCGAGGCACGGCGCCGACGAGATCCCAGgtgcgtctctctctctctctctctctctccccctcctcctcctcctcttcctcccctctgctgcccctctcCTGGCCCCGCATCCCACTGGCCATGCCCGGCCACCCCGCCGCCATGCCTCCCTCGCGacccgccggccacccctcGTCCTGACCGGCTGCCTGtcgaggatagatccccagtacccgcaagaaaggaagaagacagacttctactaggatttctctgtaattcaactaggactcataccatgtaatcttACTACGagtcctaccttgtaaccgactagtaatcccaccccctggagtatataaaggagggcagaggtCCTTAGATTGGTAGGCCAAGATCTCaaagaaccacaatagaggaccaaatcctcaatactaAACCACACCCAAgcacagggcgcaatatacaacaccccaaataggacgtagggtattacactactctagcggcctgaacctgtataaatctatgtcttgtgtcctaacttttaccttcgagttccaggtctgacgattccccaccaaccaatctactacctcaggataccccttggtaggttgccgggtataaaacaccgacatctggcgcgccaggtaggggtgatcgtcgagatcatcgggcaagcttgaaggacctcatcaagatcaatctactctgTAAGACAAGAACGCTGTTCTCCCATCCAATTGACGACTCGGTGTGCAACCGCATCGGAGTCCGAGGCAAAGTCGTCGGACAGGCTAATTTCGTGCTAACATTTGCTCTCGCCGAATTGGAATTCAAAACGGAGTCTGGAGTGGAGAAATTCACCTGCCGCTGATCGtctccaagcatcaagatcGAGATGGAATAGAGTTGGATGGTGTCAAGATAGAATTCTACAGGGAATCGATTTCCTTAGTCGAGTCCGAAGCGGAGACCAGCTTTGTTGATCGGAGATGGAAAAGCACGCtaagcatcaaaataaagaaacaactGCCGTTGTTCCCTCTGGCGCTGGAAATTAATGGTGTATTCAGCTATGCGCACACAAAAAGGCTACCAAAAGGACATTAGCTTgcatggcaacaccaacaaatctCTGACGATGCAATCGACTACTTCTGCAAGACCAAGACGTATCCGCCGGCTCACTaatgactacttcaactacttgtctcaactagaaaactagttgagggcGGGCCTCAtaccgtcgacaactagtcgaaatcaactccgactagtcagcttcatcaacaaccgtcgcggCTTCAACGACGATTGCCatggcttcatcgacaatcatccgcgaatcaagctaagttactttttaaattattttatataatttttccggcttgttttccgcatgcagggcaatgcactgagtacttttttgtgtacgcctctcgacggaaattaccctctagagctacactttgccaattattcctggggcatgttaaccgaccgttatgggcttggtacaccaaattacggaggctataacCACGtgttttgtgcactgagttccaGAAGGTCCGCCAATAGGCTTGGTATATTAAACTTTGGAGACTACAGCCacaggtttggtgcactgagtgctggaggctcgtaGTGGCAACACcataaggaggcacaaatcctatgtgcAGCAATATACGCTCTCCTTgccaaaaggtagaaaagtctcaattACTACTCTACACGCAATCGCGCTTTCTTTTTATCACaatgtcgactacttatttttgttGTCTCCTCTTAACGATCACTAATcacctcgagcagaacacgccttaatctGTGAAAGTCTCAGATtttctatcatgcctaaatgctaggacgcgtacacgagacaaagatctcagacgcatagcagcagtgctagtacgtgtacacgagacaaagatctcacatgcAGTGGCAATAGCTAAACAGGGATTGAGAGCCTAAATGTAACatgctaactactcgggagaaatatggccaaaacaagcgcatgacacacaacatttacattcattactaaataaattttggtagtatcatcaaaattctacaaatatactacataatgtatgcatctatTTTTGTAGGTCAAGCTTCAGGGACGACTTTCCAGAATGCTCAGTGTAACTCCAGTGGCtctgctagctcccaggctcgggggctaagcaccaattattactcaaaatattttcaatggctaagctagcttccaagcttgggggctaagcatCAAATAACTACTTGATGTGGCTCCTATGGCTCACCTGGCACATAAACTCAGGGGCTGGACGTCGCAAAACTACTCAAATGACGATTGGCGTGAAGAATAAAGCTCGGTAGACCCTTGAATTAaatatttaatcattccaaggctcgaggCTGATAAACTACActcaacagttgattttttcaagatgaaagaagaagatttaagattttattgaccctcaacctgattcttcgattcaacctaaggctcgggggctactccatatggagtgggactttcgccgcccttcatatcacattccaaaaatgaagattacaaaatcaagatgattcagggtttgagcacaccatagtctcatggtagctttgaggaactttaaAGATTTAGCCACACAAAGTACTCAAAAAGTATCAAAACTAATTggtgaggatctgaaaagtactcgaaggctgTTAcactcgactatgaagcgctcgggggcttgtcggggatagatccccagtactcgcaaggaaggaaaaagacggactcctactaggattcctctgtaatcctaccaggattcataccatgtaatcctactagaaatCCTACCTTGTAACTGACTATTAATCCCACCCCTTGGAGTATATATAGTAGGGCAGGCGTCCCTAAATCGGTAGGTCAAGACTTTATAGaatcacaacagaggaccaaattctcagtaccaaacaacacccaatcgtagggcgcaatatacaataccccaaacaggacgtaggtattacgctactctggtggcctgaacctgtataaatccgtgtcttgtgtcctcacttttaccttcgagttttaGGTCCAACGattcccaccaaccaatctactacttcGGGATACCCCTCcgtaggttgtcgggtataaaacaccgacacactTCTCCTTGCCGATCCGGCCGGGAGGAGAGGTGGCTGGCCGGGACGAGAGGTGGCTGGCGGGTCGCGGGGGAGGTGCGGCCGGCGCGAACGAGGCGTGGTGGCCTGGCGCGGCCAGCGGGATGTGGGGACGTGGCCCCCGAATTGGATACGACGGATCCCAAGCTGGCTGTGAAGGGCCAGTTTAAAGTTGGCGGTGACACCGCTTTCTGTAGCAGTGAATTTATCCCTTTAGAGTACTATAACCAAATTCCTCCAGGACTTTTGCTTTTGTCGTATCCCTTTCGTTTTACTCACGAAGTCCTGGAGGCATAATGGATTAAAAAATTAGAAGCATCACTTGCTGCTTCTCTAGAATTTCCTTGAACACATAGGACAAATGTGTGTCAGTGTTATGTGAATTTCGCCTTGTTATAAAAATTGCTTGGGAGGTCTTTCGTAAAAAAACGGAGAAGAATTGCTAGGGAGTTCAGTGTTGAGCTAGGCTGTGACAATCGATTGTTTGCTAGTAGATATAAACCTTTCCATTAAGGCATTAACTGAAGTGACATTTTTAAATTACTGCTGGTCAAAACTTTAGAAAGCAAAAGTCAATACTGACAGTAATCTTACAAAGCGGAAGCATGTGGTAAATCGTAGCAAAGCGGAAGGCACAAACTGAATAAAATGTACTGCAAATCGTGCAATAAATTAAAAAGTCAACGGAAGCGCACTGGTTCTTGAACCCCACCAACTTCACACTCACCACATTACAGAAAAGGAGGAAATTGAGAAATAAACATGGCCAACCAATCATCCAAGCGCACGCACACAGCCTCCGGGGCTTTGATCCGAACCAAACAACGACATGCTGCAATGGATGCTGCTCATCACAGCCTGAATCTCACTTTATGCTGCCAACACTACGATTGAGAGAAACCAAACAACAATGCACGGCGACGGTCACTCGGCGCGCGCTTAGAAGTCGCTGCTGGCGACGGGGGCGTGGTCGCCGCACATGTAGATGTACCGGTAGACGATGCCGGCGAGGCCTCCGCCGACAAGCGGGCCGACCCAGTAGATCCAGATGTTGGTGAAGTCGCCGCTGGCCACGGCGGGGCCGAAGGAGCGGGCCGGGTTCATGGACCCGCCGGAGAaggggccggcgacgaggatgttgGCGCCGACGATGAAGCCGATGGCGATGGGCGCGATGGTGCCGAGGGAGCCCTTCTTGGGGTCGGCCGCGGTGGCGTACACGGTGTAGACGAGGCCGAAGGTGACGATGATCTCCATCACCACGCCCTCCAACGCGCCGATGCCCGACAGGCCGTGGGTCGGGGTCGCCTGCATGCCCAAGAGAAAACTTGCGTCAGTGTTCGGTTTGCTTATCGAGCTCTAGCTGCCGGCGGCGAACTTGTTGACGTACTACGCCGGTGGAGTACTGGACGAGGACGGCGCCGACGATGGCGCCGAGGAGCTGGGCGATCCAGTAGAAGAGGCCGGTGAGGATGGTGATCTGGCCGCCGAGGGCGAGGCCGAAGGTGACGGCGGGGTTCACGTGGCCGCCGGAGATGTTGGCGCCGATGGCGACCGCGACGAACAGCCCGAACCCGTGGCACACCGCCACGGCGACCAGGCCGGCCGCGTCAAGAGGCGCGCCGCCGCTCAACTTGGCTGCAACGATCCACCGATACGGTTCGTTAGTGAACGCACATCGTCGACCAAGCACATGCAAGTTAGTTAGTTGTAATGACCAATGACTCACTGTAGGCGATAGCGGAGCCGACGCCGgcgaagacgaagacgagggTGGAGATGAACTCGGCGACGTAGGCCTTGAGGGAGGCCGCGCTGAAGGAGTCATCGAAGCGGCCGAAGGCGATGTTGCCcgacatggtggcggtggcagggAAGGGCGAGGAGCTGACTGACCAAGGGGATAGGAGCTACGATGGTAGCCACTGGCTGAGAATACAGATCGAGGACGGGGCGAGTGTGCCACCGTTCTTATAGGGGAGCTGCCTGCCTCACTTAACACTCTTCAGATGCaaaacaattaaaaaaaaaactatttgagGTTATAATGGACCGGGTTGGTACTATTATTATAGATCCGATATGGGTAATTGACTTGCCATAACATCGATGCCAAAGCAAGCACATTGAACTTTGTTAGGATGAAACGGTTGTAATTGTAAGCATGCATGTTCGTTACTTTTACCCGAGTGAGAACAAAAAATGTAAACAGATTAGAAATGGTACTTCAAATATTCAACCCCAGAGATTTGAAAATGCGCAGGCCAATATAATTTCCAAACCATTGAATTAATGCTGGTTCTATATCTATTTTAGGTGAGGCAGAAT
Above is a genomic segment from Setaria viridis chromosome 4, Setaria_viridis_v4.0, whole genome shotgun sequence containing:
- the LOC117853268 gene encoding probable aquaporin TIP2-2, translating into MSGNIAFGRFDDSFSAASLKAYVAEFISTLVFVFAGVGSAIAYTKLSGGAPLDAAGLVAVAVCHGFGLFVAVAIGANISGGHVNPAVTFGLALGGQITILTGLFYWIAQLLGAIVGAVLVQYSTGVATPTHGLSGIGALEGVVMEIIVTFGLVYTVYATAADPKKGSLGTIAPIAIGFIVGANILVAGPFSGGSMNPARSFGPAVASGDFTNIWIYWVGPLVGGGLAGIVYRYIYMCGDHAPVASSDF